The genomic window GCCGAGCAAAGAGTTGGAGACTTTTCCGAACCCCAGACCGGGACGGGATTATGAGATCAGCATGGAGTGCCCGGAGTTCACCTGCGTTTGCCCGCGCACCGGACAGCCGGATTTCGCGACCATTCGAATCAAATTTGTGCCGGACCAACTCTGCATCGAGCTAAAGTCACTGAAGCTCTATCTCTGGTCGTTCCGCGACGAAGGCGCCTTTCACGAAGACGTGATCAACCGGATACTCGACGATCTGGTGCGCGCGTGCCGGCCGAAGTCGATGACCGTCATCGGCGACTTCAACGTGCGCGGCGGGATTCATACCGTTATCACTGCTAATTATCCGTCCAAGTAGCGCCGGGCCGATGAACGTCAACGGCCTGCTGACGCTTTGCGTCCTTTGTGCCCTTTGTGGTTAAAAATTTGGGATCAACCGCAAAGAACGCAGAGAACACAAGGGAAACGGTGAACGTCAACGGCCTGCTGACGCTTTGCGTCCTTTGTGCCCTTTGTGGTTAAAAATTTGGGATCCACCGCAAAGAACGCAGAGAACACAAAGAAATGTGTAACGGCAGGTTCTTCGTTGCTTGGCCCGGCGCAACCTTATACTATCGCCTGACAAAACAGCTTTTCCCGATCTGCCTAAACATCCATGCCCGAACTCGGTTTTCTGAGAGAACTCCTGATCGTCCTTGCGGTTACAATTACGATCGTCTTCCTGTTTCAACGCTTCGGCATTCCCTCCATCGTCGGTTTTTTGCTCGCCGGGGTCGTCATCGGCCCTTACGGGCTCAGGCTCGTCAGCGACATTGCGACCGTCGATATTATTGCGAATATCGGCGTGATCATTTTGCTATTCACGATCGGGCTCGACATGTCGTTGGCGGAGATCGCTTCGGTTCGCGGCTACGCGATTTGGGCGGGCCTGCTGCAAATACTTTTGACGATCGCGATCGTAGCGGCGCTGGGCGCTGCGTTCGACCTGCCAGCGGGAGTCGCTATTTTCTACGGCTTCTTAGTCGCCAACAGCAGCACCGCCGTCGTCCTTAAAATCTACAGCGACAGGGGAGAGACCGATTCTCTTCATGGCCGGATCGCGACGGGGATGCTGGTGATTCAGGACCTCTCTCTGGTCCCGATGATGCTCCTCATCCCGGTGCTGGGTTCCACCGGATCGATCGCGTATCCGGCCTTGCTCTGGGCGCTGCTCCAGGCGCTCGTTGCCGTCTGTGTGATCGTCGTAGCAGCGCGGTACGCGCTGCCGCGGCTGCTGCACCACGTGGCGCTGCTCAAGAGCCGGGAAATTTTCACCCTGTTTATTCTGTTCGTCTCGATGGGAACCGCGTGGCTCTCTGCGGAGTTCGGCATATCGCTGGCGCTGGGAGCGTTCATCGCGGGACTCCTCATTTCGGAGTCGGAGTATAGCCATCAGATGGCGTCGGATCTGCTGCCGTTGAGAGATTGCTTCAGCGGAATATTCTTCATGTCGGTCGGAATGCTGCTCGACCTGAGCTTGGCTTCGGCGCGTCCCGCGACTTATCTGGCCGCGCTCGCCGCCATGGTCGTCATCAAGGCCGGAGTGATCGTCGCGATCTTTTGGCTTCTCTATCGCTCGCTCAGGCTCGGGCTCATCATCGGCTTGAGCTTCGCGCATATGGGGGAGTTTTCGTTCGTGCTGGCTCAAGCCGGCCGAGAGCCGGGGCTGTTGACCGATAACGGCAGTCAGATATTCCTAACGGTCTCGATCCTGAGCCTGATGGCCGCCCCGTTCTTAATTCAGTGGAGCCACCGGTTGGGTTTCGGTTTGGACCGCGCCGTGGGCGGGCCATCGGCCGGCGATGATTCGGCGACGGCAAGCGAGAGCGCCGAGGCGGGCCACGTTATCGTGGTCGGCTACGGCTTGAACGGACAGAACCTTACACGGGTGCTCAAAGAGGTCGGCATACGCTATCAAATCCTGGAAATGGATCCGTCCGTAGTCCGCGCGGTGCGCGCCGCGGGCGAGCCGATCGTGTTCGGCGATGGAACGCGCCCGGAGATTCTCCACCGCGTCGGCATCGAGCGCGCGCGGGTTCTCGTCATCGCCGTCTCCGATCCGGTGGCCACCGCGCGCATCGTCTCGCAGGCGCGTCGTCTCCGGTCCGACCTCTCGATCATCGTGCGCACGCGCTACGTCGCGGAAATCGACCGGCTCTACCGCCTGGGAGCGACACAAGTCATTCCCGAGGAGTTCGAAACCTCCGTCGAGATCTTCGCCCGGGTGCTGCAGGAATATCACATGCCGCGCAATCTGATTTCGCTCCAGGTCGATCTTATCCGCAAGGAGCACTATGGCGCGCTACGTGGGCTGCGCCTGCAAGGACGGCAATTGGACGAGCTCAGCCAGTATCTTGCCGGAACCACGACGGACACAGTTTTAATCCTGGAGTCATCGCCGGCCGCGGGCAAAAGCTTGGAAGAGAGCGGGCTGCGCGCGCACACCGGCGTCACGGTGATCG from Candidatus Binatia bacterium includes these protein-coding regions:
- the queF gene encoding preQ(1) synthase, producing the protein MPTKPSKELETFPNPRPGRDYEISMECPEFTCVCPRTGQPDFATIRIKFVPDQLCIELKSLKLYLWSFRDEGAFHEDVINRILDDLVRACRPKSMTVIGDFNVRGGIHTVITANYPSK
- a CDS encoding cation:proton antiporter, which gives rise to MPELGFLRELLIVLAVTITIVFLFQRFGIPSIVGFLLAGVVIGPYGLRLVSDIATVDIIANIGVIILLFTIGLDMSLAEIASVRGYAIWAGLLQILLTIAIVAALGAAFDLPAGVAIFYGFLVANSSTAVVLKIYSDRGETDSLHGRIATGMLVIQDLSLVPMMLLIPVLGSTGSIAYPALLWALLQALVAVCVIVVAARYALPRLLHHVALLKSREIFTLFILFVSMGTAWLSAEFGISLALGAFIAGLLISESEYSHQMASDLLPLRDCFSGIFFMSVGMLLDLSLASARPATYLAALAAMVVIKAGVIVAIFWLLYRSLRLGLIIGLSFAHMGEFSFVLAQAGREPGLLTDNGSQIFLTVSILSLMAAPFLIQWSHRLGFGLDRAVGGPSAGDDSATASESAEAGHVIVVGYGLNGQNLTRVLKEVGIRYQILEMDPSVVRAVRAAGEPIVFGDGTRPEILHRVGIERARVLVIAVSDPVATARIVSQARRLRSDLSIIVRTRYVAEIDRLYRLGATQVIPEEFETSVEIFARVLQEYHMPRNLISLQVDLIRKEHYGALRGLRLQGRQLDELSQYLAGTTTDTVLILESSPAAGKSLEESGLRAHTGVTVIAVVRDGKSTHNPVPEFCLAAGDVLVLLGSHKELDEAIQILSPPPGD